In Cytophagia bacterium CHB2, the DNA window GGCGGATGAATTCCTGATAGTCGTTTTCAAGGCCGATGCCTCCGGCTTCATACTCACGTTTCCCCCAGTACGGTGGCGAGGTCATGGCGAAATCAATAGACGAAGTCGGAAGTTCGTCCAGGACGATCTGCGCATCACCATGGAGGAGAAGGGGACGCAGGCGGGCGCTAGCAAGGTACGTCTTCACTCTTTCAGAGTAACTCATAATGCCGATTGAATGAGGCGGCTTAGTGAGGTGTAAACCCTTGCCTTTGATTGTTGTCTCATTCATCATTGTATTCATATCATTCGGGGCTTCTTCTCAAAGGCGTAATACTTGTCAGGCATGTCTGCTTACTTAACGCCTTCAAGATAATGGAATTTCTGCTTCTGTCAATCGCTTTTTAACTCAGAACTGCGCCGCATTGCCTCATAAAAAATGTTACCGAAGCATTTTGAATGAGGGGTCGTTGCCTCATAATTTATGTTACCCAAAACCGGAGAACATAAGTTATGAGCCATTTTTCCAAACGCGAGTATCTAAAAGCCATCTTTGCGCGTTATCAGAAAGCCAGTCGCGCCGAAAAGAGAATACTGCTGGACGGCTTTTGTGAAATCTGTGGCTATCATCGCAAGCATGCGATTCGTTTGTTGCAACGCCCGACTCGCCAGCAGAATGCGCGGGTGCGTCAACCACGGGGGCGAAAACGAGGCTATGATCAACCGCTGCTGTTGCGCGTGCTCAAAGACATTTGGCGTGCGGCTAATTTGCCCTGCGCCAAACGGCTCAAAGCGCTCTTGCCGTTGTGGCTGCCACATTACGAGTGGGAACTGCCGGATGACATCCAGCAGAAGCTCTCGAACATCTCTGCGGCAACGATTGATCGTTTGCTCAAGCCCAGCCGCGGGAAATATGCCAAACGCGGATTGGCCACCACCAAACCGGGTTCTTTACTCAAGCATCACATCCCGGTCAAAACCAACCAGTGGGATGAAACCATCCCCGGCTTTCTCGAGGCCGATACCGTGGCCCATTGTGGCAACTCCACGGCCGGGATGTTCGTCTTGACCGTCAACGCTACCGACCTTGCTACGGGCTGGTCAGAACAGCGTGCGGTGTGGGGCAAGGGCAAGGGCGAGCGCGGCGTGCTCGAGGCCGTTACCAGCATCGAACACCTGCTGCCCTTCGACGTGCGCGGCTTCGATTGCGATAATGGTTCGGAGTTTCTAAATTG includes these proteins:
- a CDS encoding transposase family protein — translated: MSHFSKREYLKAIFARYQKASRAEKRILLDGFCEICGYHRKHAIRLLQRPTRQQNARVRQPRGRKRGYDQPLLLRVLKDIWRAANLPCAKRLKALLPLWLPHYEWELPDDIQQKLSNISAATIDRLLKPSRGKYAKRGLATTKPGSLLKHHIPVKTNQWDETIPGFLEADTVAHCGNSTAGMFVLTVNATDLATGWSEQRAVWGKGKGERGVLEAVTSIEHLLPFDVRGFDCDNGSEFLNWHLERYLQKRKRPIQFTRSRPYHKNDNAHVENKNWTHVRQYLGYQRFDQQEITALLNELYTSEWRWLMNAFLPSVKLIEKKRLGSKIIKKYDAPQTPLARALASPHVSPARKRQLKEQYQALNPFQLQKTISQKIKRILTLATHTNRTIEE